One window of Halopseudomonas maritima genomic DNA carries:
- a CDS encoding anaerobic ribonucleoside-triphosphate reductase activating protein, producing the protein MKTCSAQTADSLRIGGLQPMTTLDYPDHLSCVLFCQGCAWQCRYCHNPELIAPRGDAPHQWSSVLRFLRQRQGLLDAVVFSGGEATLQPGLPQAMQAVRALGFKVALHSAGIKPAALARVLPWCDWVGFDVKGLQEQVELITGTPRSGQANWQSLQLLHASGVDYECRTTVHWQLFDCDALLRLAHRLAGQGVRRFAVQLARPARMLDPSLGPSITPPESASLWPQLHALFERFELRQA; encoded by the coding sequence ATGAAAACCTGTTCTGCCCAGACCGCTGACAGCCTGCGTATCGGCGGCCTGCAACCCATGACCACCCTGGATTACCCCGATCACCTGTCCTGCGTGTTGTTTTGTCAGGGGTGTGCCTGGCAATGCCGCTACTGCCACAACCCCGAGCTGATTGCCCCGCGCGGCGACGCGCCACATCAATGGAGCAGCGTGCTGCGTTTTTTGCGGCAGCGTCAGGGGCTACTCGATGCCGTGGTATTCAGCGGCGGCGAAGCCACCCTGCAACCTGGCCTGCCGCAGGCCATGCAAGCGGTGCGGGCGCTCGGCTTCAAGGTCGCGCTGCACAGCGCCGGCATCAAGCCCGCGGCGCTGGCGCGGGTACTGCCCTGGTGTGACTGGGTGGGGTTTGACGTCAAGGGGCTGCAAGAGCAGGTTGAACTGATCACCGGCACCCCGCGCAGCGGCCAGGCTAATTGGCAGAGCCTGCAACTGCTGCACGCCAGCGGCGTTGATTATGAGTGTCGCACCACCGTGCACTGGCAGCTGTTTGACTGCGACGCCCTGCTGCGCCTGGCACACCGACTGGCAGGGCAAGGCGTGCGTCGTTTCGCCGTCCAGTTGGCCCGCCCCGCGCGGATGCTGGACCCCTCCCTGGGGCCTAGCATCACGCCACCTGAATCTGCCAGCCTCTGGCCGCAGCTGCACGCGCTGTTTGAGCGTTTCGAGCTGCGCCAAGCCTGA
- the nrdD gene encoding anaerobic ribonucleoside-triphosphate reductase codes for MSKSATLPTEQRQRCEVWTRVMGYHRPVSAFNPGKQSEHRERQHFSEPR; via the coding sequence ATGAGTAAAAGCGCCACTCTGCCCACCGAGCAACGTCAGCGTTGCGAAGTCTGGACCCGCGTCATGGGTTATCACCGCCCGGTGTCGGCATTCAACCCCGGCAAGCAATCCGAGCACCGCGAACGACAGCACTTCAGCGAACCACGCTGA